One part of the Bacteroidia bacterium genome encodes these proteins:
- a CDS encoding thiolase family protein, translating to MEAYIVTGYRTAIARGRKGGFKATRSDDLAAEVVKHLVAQVPQLDPSRVDDLIVGCAIPEAEQGMQIGRMVALMSLPMNVSGVTVNRYCGSGLETIALGAAKIKAGMADCIIAGGTESMSMLPMMGHKPSLNMKIATEHPDWYLSMGLTAEEVASDYNISREDMDVFAYNSHMKALQAQADGKFDGQIVPIEVEDIFVDADGRRQSKKYVVDTDEGPRKGTTVEVLGGLRPVFRANGKVTAGNSSPINDGSAFVMIMSERMVKELGIEPRARMVGYATEGIDPRIMGMGPIVAVPKVLKQSGLKLNDIDQIELNEAFAAQSLGVIRELDINPEIVNVNGGAIALGHPLGCTGAKLTVQLINEMEKRKDKYGMVTACVGGGQGVAGIYELL from the coding sequence ATGGAAGCTTATATAGTAACCGGATATAGAACCGCTATCGCCAGAGGAAGAAAAGGGGGCTTTAAGGCTACCCGCTCTGATGACTTGGCAGCAGAAGTTGTGAAGCACCTGGTAGCTCAGGTTCCTCAACTCGATCCGTCAAGAGTCGATGACCTTATCGTAGGTTGTGCGATTCCAGAGGCTGAGCAAGGGATGCAAATTGGGCGTATGGTAGCCCTGATGTCTTTGCCCATGAATGTTTCCGGAGTTACAGTGAACCGCTATTGTGGTTCCGGTTTGGAAACCATTGCTTTGGGAGCAGCAAAGATCAAAGCCGGTATGGCAGATTGTATCATCGCAGGAGGGACTGAAAGTATGTCCATGCTGCCCATGATGGGGCATAAGCCTTCTTTGAATATGAAGATCGCAACTGAGCATCCGGATTGGTACCTCAGTATGGGATTGACTGCTGAAGAGGTTGCCAGCGATTATAATATCAGCCGTGAGGATATGGATGTATTCGCCTACAATTCTCATATGAAAGCCTTGCAAGCACAGGCAGATGGGAAATTTGATGGGCAGATCGTTCCTATTGAAGTCGAAGACATCTTTGTAGATGCAGATGGCAGAAGACAAAGCAAGAAATATGTAGTAGATACAGATGAGGGGCCTCGAAAAGGAACCACAGTAGAAGTATTGGGCGGACTGAGGCCTGTATTCAGAGCGAATGGAAAGGTTACTGCAGGTAATTCTTCCCCTATCAATGATGGATCTGCTTTTGTGATGATCATGTCAGAGAGAATGGTGAAAGAACTGGGCATCGAGCCTCGTGCAAGAATGGTCGGTTATGCTACGGAAGGAATCGATCCTCGCATTATGGGAATGGGACCCATCGTTGCTGTCCCCAAAGTGCTCAAGCAAAGCGGTCTCAAATTGAATGATATTGATCAAATTGAATTGAATGAAGCCTTTGCGGCTCAGTCGCTAGGCGTGATTCGTGAATTGGACATCAATCCTGAGATTGTGAATGTAAATGGTGGTGCGATTGCCCTGGGACACCCTCTGGGATGTACAGGTGCCAAGCTTACCGTTCAATTGATAAATGAAATGGAAAAACGCAAAGACAAGTATGGGATGGTTACTGCCTGTGTAGGTGGAGGTCAGGGCGTGGCCGGCATTTATGAATTGTTATAA
- the odhB gene encoding 2-oxoglutarate dehydrogenase complex dihydrolipoyllysine-residue succinyltransferase, whose product MIVEIKVPSPGESITEVEIESWLVESGAYVDMDDELAEINSDKATLTVNAEQGGTIEILAAEGDTVAVGQVIAKIDTEGAAAAKTAAPAKEETSEKKEAPVAPPVADSSAKGHPSVSAAKMMKEKGIDPASVQGNGRGGRITKTDVVNHKDTAAKETPAPEKKEKKEERPLPGLPVLSVGGERTERREKMSSLRRKIAERLVSVKNETAMLTTFNEVDLQAVMDIRKKYKEKFKETHGVGLGYMSFFTKAVTMALKEFPGVNAQIDGKEIIYYDYADISIAVSSPKGLVVPVIRNAHLMSLAELEQSVLHYALKARAGKLTIDEMTGGTFSITNGGIFGSMLSTPIINPPQSAILGMHNIVQRPVAINGEVKIRPIMYLALSYDHRIVDGKGAVSFLYRIKERLEDPSRLLLEV is encoded by the coding sequence ATGATTGTAGAAATCAAAGTTCCCAGCCCAGGTGAGTCCATTACCGAAGTGGAAATCGAAAGCTGGTTGGTCGAAAGCGGCGCCTATGTCGACATGGACGATGAACTTGCTGAGATCAATTCTGACAAGGCTACCCTCACGGTAAATGCCGAACAAGGAGGAACCATAGAAATACTTGCTGCCGAAGGAGATACAGTAGCAGTCGGTCAGGTGATTGCCAAGATCGATACAGAAGGCGCAGCAGCGGCAAAAACAGCAGCCCCCGCAAAAGAAGAAACATCTGAGAAAAAAGAAGCCCCTGTCGCTCCTCCCGTAGCAGATAGTTCGGCGAAAGGACATCCTTCCGTTTCTGCAGCAAAGATGATGAAGGAAAAAGGCATTGATCCTGCCAGTGTACAGGGCAATGGTCGAGGCGGACGCATCACCAAAACAGATGTAGTCAACCATAAAGATACAGCTGCCAAAGAGACTCCTGCTCCTGAGAAAAAAGAGAAGAAAGAAGAAAGACCTTTACCAGGTCTGCCTGTATTGAGTGTAGGAGGAGAAAGAACGGAGCGAAGAGAAAAGATGAGTAGCCTGCGTCGTAAGATTGCAGAGCGCCTTGTTTCTGTAAAAAATGAGACTGCGATGCTGACTACCTTCAATGAGGTAGACCTGCAAGCGGTTATGGATATCCGTAAGAAGTATAAGGAGAAGTTCAAAGAAACGCATGGCGTAGGACTTGGATATATGTCCTTCTTTACCAAAGCGGTTACGATGGCTTTGAAAGAATTTCCAGGAGTCAATGCACAGATTGATGGAAAGGAGATTATTTATTACGATTATGCTGATATAAGCATTGCCGTGAGTTCTCCCAAAGGACTGGTTGTGCCTGTGATTCGCAATGCACACCTGATGAGCCTGGCTGAACTGGAACAATCAGTTTTGCACTACGCACTTAAAGCTCGTGCCGGAAAACTGACAATTGATGAGATGACGGGTGGAACATTCTCCATTACAAATGGAGGAATTTTTGGTTCTATGCTTTCGACTCCTATCATCAACCCTCCACAGTCTGCTATTTTAGGTATGCATAATATCGTGCAAAGACCTGTAGCAATAAATGGAGAGGTAAAGATCAGGCCAATCATGTATTTGGCACTTTCTTATGACCACAGAATTGTCGATGGAAAGGGAGCAGTAAGTTTCCTCTATCGGATAAAAGAAAGATTGGAAGATCCTTCTCGTTTACTGCTTGAAGTATAG
- a CDS encoding 3-hydroxyacyl-CoA dehydrogenase/enoyl-CoA hydratase family protein, with protein MPVAEQAAVSNQNNQHRSIKKVAVLGSGVMGSRIACHFANIGVEVLLLDIVPRELDPKEAAKGLTLEHPAVRNRIVNSSLMGAIKGRPASLYDKASAGLIKTGNFDDDFEKIADCDWVLEAIVERLDIKQKVFARVDELRKPGTLVTSNTSGIPIHMIAEGRSEDFRKHFFGTHFFNPPRYLRLLEVIPGPDTDAGIIDFMMHYGDLFLGKKTVLCKDTPAFIANRVGIYAMAKIFQLVGEMGLTIEEVDKLTGPATGKPKTGTFRLSDLVGLDTTFHVLNGIRENCPDDEENARFNAPDYVQKMVEKKWLGDKTRQGFYKKTKDENGKRKILSLDLNTLEYREKAKVEIPSLKAVRNSSDLGKRLRIFFEADDKGGEFTRRSSLGVWAYVSNRIPEIADDLYQIDDAIVAGFGWDKGAFESWDMVGVAKTMELFEAEGLKTAAWVQEMLDAGHDSFYKSENGVKKYYHIPSKSYKTIPGTESLILLDTLREDKVVWSNSDASVIDLGEGVLNVEFHSKMNSIGEGILLAIHKAIDLAEEQNYNGVVLANEAPNFSVGANIMLMLMMASQGQWDKLDEGVKAFQDTSMRIRTSAIPVVVAPHGMTLGGGCEFTLHSNKAVVDAETYIGLVEVGVGLIPGGGGTKEFALRAADDYSKAGAVPVDVIQQYLMSIATAKVSTSGEEARGLNILRETDQIVINKARRIAEAKEAVLAMVADGYTAPSMRMDIPVQGQNVLGTLYAGISGMQYGHYASAHDALIAKKVAFVLCGGDLSGTNNKVSEQYLLDLEREAFLSLAGTKKTQERMQYMLQNNKPLRN; from the coding sequence ATGCCAGTAGCTGAACAAGCAGCTGTTTCCAATCAAAACAACCAACATCGCAGTATCAAAAAAGTAGCCGTATTGGGATCTGGAGTAATGGGCTCGCGTATTGCCTGCCACTTCGCCAATATCGGAGTTGAAGTACTTTTGCTGGATATTGTCCCTCGAGAACTTGATCCTAAGGAAGCCGCTAAAGGCCTGACTTTGGAACATCCAGCAGTTCGAAACCGAATTGTGAATTCCTCTTTAATGGGTGCGATCAAAGGTCGTCCTGCCTCTCTTTACGACAAAGCTTCTGCCGGCCTGATCAAGACCGGAAACTTTGATGATGATTTTGAAAAAATCGCTGACTGCGACTGGGTCCTGGAGGCCATAGTCGAACGTCTGGATATCAAGCAAAAAGTTTTTGCGCGTGTAGACGAGTTGAGGAAGCCGGGAACCCTGGTAACCTCAAATACTTCCGGTATTCCGATTCATATGATTGCAGAAGGTCGCTCTGAAGATTTTCGCAAACATTTCTTCGGCACTCACTTTTTCAACCCTCCCCGCTATCTGAGATTGCTGGAGGTCATTCCTGGCCCGGATACAGATGCCGGTATCATTGACTTCATGATGCATTATGGAGATCTTTTTCTGGGGAAGAAAACGGTACTTTGTAAAGACACTCCGGCTTTTATCGCAAATCGTGTAGGTATTTATGCAATGGCCAAAATCTTCCAATTGGTGGGAGAGATGGGGCTTACGATTGAAGAAGTTGATAAACTGACTGGACCAGCTACAGGTAAGCCAAAAACAGGTACTTTCCGTTTGAGTGATCTGGTAGGTTTGGATACTACTTTTCATGTATTGAATGGAATCCGAGAGAATTGTCCTGACGATGAGGAGAATGCTCGCTTTAATGCGCCGGATTATGTGCAGAAAATGGTGGAGAAAAAATGGCTGGGTGATAAAACCCGTCAGGGATTCTATAAAAAGACCAAAGATGAAAATGGAAAGAGAAAGATTCTTTCTCTGGATTTAAATACCCTTGAATATAGAGAGAAAGCGAAGGTTGAAATCCCAAGTTTGAAGGCTGTGAGAAATAGCTCTGACCTTGGAAAGCGCCTGCGTATTTTCTTTGAGGCTGATGATAAAGGAGGGGAATTTACTCGCAGATCTAGTCTGGGAGTATGGGCCTATGTTTCAAACCGTATTCCTGAAATTGCCGATGATCTATACCAAATAGATGATGCGATTGTAGCTGGATTTGGTTGGGATAAAGGAGCTTTCGAAAGCTGGGATATGGTGGGAGTGGCTAAAACCATGGAGCTTTTCGAAGCAGAAGGACTTAAAACGGCTGCCTGGGTTCAGGAAATGCTGGATGCCGGTCATGATTCCTTCTACAAATCGGAAAATGGAGTCAAAAAATACTATCACATACCTTCTAAATCTTATAAGACGATTCCCGGAACAGAATCTCTCATTCTGTTGGATACCTTAAGAGAAGATAAGGTCGTCTGGTCCAATAGCGATGCCTCAGTGATTGATTTGGGAGAGGGAGTATTGAATGTAGAATTTCATTCTAAAATGAATTCTATCGGAGAGGGAATTTTGCTTGCGATTCATAAGGCGATTGATCTGGCTGAAGAGCAAAACTACAATGGAGTAGTACTGGCAAATGAAGCTCCCAACTTCTCAGTCGGTGCCAACATCATGCTGATGCTCATGATGGCTTCGCAAGGCCAATGGGATAAGCTGGATGAAGGGGTAAAAGCCTTCCAGGATACTTCCATGCGTATTCGTACTTCTGCTATTCCAGTAGTAGTTGCCCCTCATGGAATGACCTTAGGCGGAGGATGTGAATTTACGTTGCATTCAAATAAGGCAGTTGTTGATGCAGAAACCTATATCGGTTTGGTAGAAGTAGGCGTAGGATTGATTCCTGGTGGTGGGGGAACGAAAGAGTTTGCCTTGAGAGCTGCGGATGATTATTCGAAAGCGGGTGCAGTTCCGGTAGACGTTATTCAGCAATACCTCATGTCCATAGCTACGGCTAAGGTTTCTACTTCAGGAGAAGAAGCTCGCGGATTGAATATCCTCAGAGAAACGGATCAAATCGTAATAAATAAGGCACGCAGAATAGCCGAAGCCAAAGAGGCTGTTCTGGCTATGGTTGCGGATGGATATACAGCTCCTTCTATGAGAATGGATATTCCTGTTCAGGGACAAAATGTACTGGGTACCCTTTATGCAGGAATCTCTGGAATGCAGTATGGGCACTATGCTTCTGCACATGATGCATTGATCGCTAAAAAAGTCGCTTTCGTGCTTTGTGGAGGAGATCTTAGCGGAACCAACAATAAGGTTTCTGAACAATATCTGCTTGATCTTGAGCGTGAGGCTTTCTTAAGTCTTGCAGGTACCAAAAAGACGCAAGAGCGCATGCAGTATATGTTGCAGAACAATAAGCCTTTGAGAAATTAA
- the dnaG gene encoding DNA primase, whose product MARIPEHIVDQIYNSVDIVEVVGDYLPLKKKGANFWGLSPWSNEKTPSFSVHPGKGIYKDFSSGKGGNSVNFVMEMEGLTYVEALRHLAKKYSIELQEEEDSPEEREQKNKRQSLFIVNEFAAEFFHKKLLEDDRGKKIGLSYFKERGILAATVETFQLGYALDEWEDFAQAAIKNKYKEEYLTELSLVSKSEKTGKLIDRFRGRVMFPIANPSGKVVGFGGRILGNRKDIAKYINSSESEIYHKSQVLYGLYQAKKHIRDEDLCILTEGYMDTIVLHQNGVQNVVASSGTALTKEQIRLIRRFSRNVLMIYDGDKAGIKAALRGIDILIREGMEAKVLILPDGHDPDSYVREKGASAFAEIQKTALNFVDFKLQVLSEGKDIHDPRIQSELIKALAESVANIPDRVDREMYVRHVAQKVDITESLMAHAVLEARGEQQKLVRREQKREDARQSISAPAEVKELKSFEQLELANQEKELLRVMICHFDKGVLEDPTLPLEDKEGNPIQYEEFPVMEYMIDELENLVFENQTYEQLKNEMFKEYLSKQKIDLNKYLSHQDSVIRNLVSDLLTAPETSPLWKKIRPDIDYDSNLTLVADGAIFHYKSRKVDKMLRECRAKIKDAEQAGKEEEVERLCEIYLELQEMDKEINKKLGLEGARKGLDAQL is encoded by the coding sequence ATGGCACGAATTCCCGAGCATATAGTTGATCAGATATACAATAGCGTTGACATCGTCGAGGTGGTAGGCGACTATCTGCCCTTAAAAAAGAAAGGTGCCAATTTCTGGGGACTCTCTCCCTGGTCAAATGAGAAGACTCCTTCCTTTTCCGTTCACCCCGGAAAAGGCATCTATAAAGACTTTAGTTCGGGAAAAGGCGGAAACTCTGTCAATTTCGTTATGGAGATGGAAGGCCTTACTTATGTAGAAGCCCTTCGGCATCTGGCCAAGAAATACAGCATTGAGTTACAGGAAGAAGAAGATAGTCCCGAAGAAAGAGAACAAAAAAACAAGCGCCAAAGCCTTTTCATCGTAAATGAGTTTGCTGCTGAGTTTTTTCATAAAAAACTGCTGGAAGATGATAGGGGAAAAAAGATAGGCCTGAGCTACTTCAAAGAAAGGGGTATACTGGCAGCTACTGTAGAAACCTTTCAATTGGGATATGCGCTGGATGAATGGGAAGACTTTGCACAGGCAGCTATAAAGAATAAATACAAGGAAGAATACCTGACCGAATTGAGCCTGGTCAGCAAATCCGAAAAGACAGGTAAACTGATTGACCGATTTCGGGGACGTGTAATGTTCCCTATTGCTAATCCCAGTGGAAAAGTAGTAGGATTTGGGGGAAGAATACTTGGCAATCGAAAAGATATAGCCAAGTATATCAATTCTTCGGAATCAGAAATCTACCATAAAAGCCAGGTTCTGTATGGCTTATATCAGGCGAAAAAGCATATACGGGATGAAGACCTCTGTATCCTTACCGAAGGATATATGGATACCATCGTTCTGCATCAGAACGGAGTCCAGAATGTAGTCGCCTCAAGTGGAACCGCCCTGACAAAAGAGCAAATCCGTTTGATCCGTCGCTTTAGTCGAAATGTCCTCATGATATACGATGGGGATAAGGCAGGGATTAAAGCTGCATTACGCGGGATTGATATTTTGATTCGTGAGGGGATGGAGGCGAAAGTATTGATCCTGCCGGATGGACATGATCCTGATTCCTATGTCAGGGAAAAAGGTGCCAGTGCTTTTGCGGAGATTCAGAAAACCGCCCTGAACTTTGTCGACTTCAAATTGCAGGTACTTTCAGAGGGAAAAGATATTCATGATCCCCGAATTCAATCTGAATTGATCAAAGCACTCGCAGAATCAGTTGCCAATATTCCGGATCGTGTAGATCGTGAGATGTACGTGCGCCACGTAGCCCAAAAAGTGGACATCACGGAGTCCCTGATGGCCCATGCAGTGCTGGAAGCCAGAGGAGAACAACAAAAACTGGTCAGAAGGGAACAGAAAAGAGAAGACGCCAGACAATCTATCTCAGCTCCTGCAGAGGTAAAAGAACTCAAAAGTTTTGAGCAACTCGAACTCGCCAATCAGGAAAAAGAATTGCTGCGTGTGATGATTTGCCATTTCGACAAAGGGGTATTAGAAGATCCCACTCTTCCCTTAGAAGATAAAGAAGGAAATCCTATTCAGTATGAGGAGTTTCCTGTGATGGAGTACATGATCGATGAATTGGAAAATCTGGTATTTGAAAACCAAACCTATGAGCAGCTCAAAAATGAGATGTTTAAAGAATATCTGAGCAAACAAAAGATCGACCTCAACAAATACCTCAGCCATCAGGATTCTGTGATCCGCAACCTGGTCTCAGATCTTTTGACAGCGCCCGAAACCAGTCCACTTTGGAAGAAAATCAGGCCAGATATTGATTATGATAGCAACCTTACCCTCGTAGCTGATGGAGCTATTTTCCACTATAAAAGTAGAAAAGTAGATAAAATGCTGAGAGAATGCCGAGCAAAGATCAAAGATGCCGAACAGGCAGGGAAAGAGGAGGAAGTAGAAAGATTGTGCGAAATCTATCTGGAACTGCAGGAAATGGATAAAGAAATTAATAAGAAGCTGGGCCTGGAAGGAGCCAGGAAAGGACTGGATGCTCAGTTGTAG
- a CDS encoding VanZ family protein, whose amino-acid sequence MPLYTIPNSLNRKYFFTHWLPLILWLSIIFFLSSQVKDDTEDTSGLILGILQFLGMKIEFIEQYHVHFYVRKLAHFTEYFVLCILSFRLFSLNFPMKKSLFLGWLFSVLYACSDEFHQTFVAGRGASVKDVLIDASGAAIAALCIAAFLTIYPKFSRNLQAETK is encoded by the coding sequence ATGCCCCTTTACACCATCCCCAACTCCTTGAATAGAAAATACTTTTTTACGCATTGGCTCCCGCTTATCCTTTGGCTCTCAATCATCTTTTTCCTTTCCAGTCAGGTGAAAGATGATACGGAGGATACGAGTGGGCTGATTTTAGGTATTCTCCAGTTTTTAGGGATGAAAATAGAATTCATAGAGCAATACCATGTGCATTTCTATGTGAGAAAGCTGGCGCATTTCACCGAATATTTCGTTCTATGCATTCTGAGTTTTCGACTCTTCTCTCTCAATTTTCCTATGAAAAAAAGCCTGTTTTTAGGATGGCTCTTTTCAGTGCTCTATGCCTGTTCAGATGAGTTCCACCAAACTTTTGTAGCGGGTCGGGGAGCTTCAGTAAAAGATGTTTTGATTGATGCTTCGGGAGCAGCAATTGCAGCCCTTTGTATCGCCGCCTTTCTGACAATTTATCCCAAATTTTCTCGTAACTTGCAGGCCGAAACAAAGTAA
- a CDS encoding MarR family transcriptional regulator, which yields MEVKIKEKKRAICFDIKTTWLAISRMYNVPSQLEGITTNIGFVLLHIDDKIGTPATKIAPMMGMEPRSLTRMLAKLEERNYIYREPDKFDKRKVQIFLTPLGLKKKNRAKEVVIGFNKKLYNDFSDEDLDIFFHVLDSIHKILNTYDHASS from the coding sequence TTGGAAGTAAAGATTAAAGAGAAGAAGAGGGCGATCTGCTTCGACATTAAAACTACCTGGCTCGCCATTTCTCGCATGTACAATGTGCCCTCTCAGCTTGAGGGAATTACCACAAATATTGGCTTCGTTCTTTTGCACATCGACGACAAAATCGGTACACCTGCTACCAAGATTGCTCCTATGATGGGGATGGAACCCCGAAGCCTGACGCGGATGTTGGCCAAACTTGAAGAAAGAAACTACATCTATCGCGAACCAGACAAATTTGACAAACGAAAAGTTCAGATCTTTCTGACTCCCCTAGGTTTGAAAAAGAAAAACAGGGCCAAGGAAGTTGTTATTGGATTTAACAAAAAGCTTTACAACGACTTCTCAGATGAAGATCTCGATATTTTCTTTCACGTATTAGACTCTATTCATAAAATATTAAATACCTACGATCATGCCAGTAGCTGA
- a CDS encoding GMC family oxidoreductase has product MSDYDLILIGSGFASSFFLKKIKEKKAALRILLLEKGQKFTHQEELGYAAAAKQAPGYQLAETSLIQQNSDNHYFQFNQSFGGGSNCWLGCTPRFLPADFRLNSTYGIGKDWPISYEDLAPYYDEAESLMQISGPENTPWPKSGKYPLPPHGLTPFDRQLQEKYPDSVYAQATARASMPTAQRAKCCGSSVCSLCPLDAKFTIGNGMGEVFEGIDIMYGAEVYALELNNDRVRKVFYRKNGQEKEASADLFALGTNPIFNSHILLNSGDSHPLLGKGIGEQRSVMVNIDLGFDNSGGSSINSANMWMLYKGEQRKAAAACLIESQNSAQMIRLEKGKLRHLALFKCIFEDVYQEENHVRKSDNPFKAIVNYQGPSEYLRKGVERLKSKLDKIFEGLAVEKYQISPGLASTEAHIIGGHIMGNDPENSVLDEMQLHHQYRNLFVLGAGSFSSMSPANPTLTLAALSLRSADKMKF; this is encoded by the coding sequence ATGTCTGATTATGACCTGATACTCATTGGTAGTGGCTTTGCCAGTAGTTTTTTTCTCAAAAAAATTAAAGAGAAGAAAGCTGCTTTACGGATTCTATTGTTAGAAAAAGGGCAAAAATTCACCCATCAGGAAGAATTAGGATATGCAGCAGCAGCTAAACAAGCACCCGGTTATCAATTGGCAGAAACAAGCCTGATTCAGCAAAATTCGGATAATCACTATTTTCAATTCAATCAATCCTTTGGAGGTGGCTCAAATTGTTGGCTTGGATGTACGCCTCGCTTCCTCCCTGCTGATTTTCGCTTGAACTCCACTTACGGAATTGGCAAAGATTGGCCAATAAGCTATGAAGACTTAGCGCCTTATTATGATGAAGCGGAAAGCCTGATGCAGATATCTGGTCCAGAGAATACCCCCTGGCCGAAGTCCGGAAAATATCCATTGCCTCCACATGGACTTACTCCTTTTGATCGACAATTGCAGGAAAAATATCCCGATTCGGTATACGCTCAAGCTACTGCCAGGGCCAGTATGCCTACTGCTCAAAGAGCTAAGTGTTGCGGAAGTTCAGTCTGTTCTCTTTGCCCGCTAGATGCAAAATTTACAATTGGCAATGGTATGGGAGAAGTTTTTGAAGGAATTGATATCATGTATGGAGCGGAGGTCTATGCCCTGGAATTGAATAATGACCGGGTACGTAAAGTTTTCTACCGAAAAAATGGGCAGGAGAAAGAAGCGAGCGCTGATCTTTTTGCCCTGGGGACCAATCCCATTTTCAATTCGCATATTCTCCTTAATTCCGGAGACAGTCATCCGCTTTTGGGGAAAGGGATTGGAGAGCAAAGATCCGTCATGGTCAATATCGATCTGGGTTTTGACAATTCGGGCGGCAGTAGTATCAATTCGGCCAATATGTGGATGCTGTATAAGGGGGAACAAAGAAAAGCAGCTGCAGCCTGTCTTATCGAAAGTCAGAATTCGGCCCAGATGATCAGACTGGAAAAGGGAAAGCTCAGGCATCTGGCATTGTTTAAATGTATTTTCGAGGACGTGTATCAGGAAGAAAATCATGTCAGAAAAAGTGATAATCCTTTCAAAGCCATAGTCAATTATCAGGGTCCCTCCGAGTATTTGAGGAAAGGGGTTGAAAGGCTAAAATCTAAACTGGACAAGATTTTCGAAGGCTTAGCTGTTGAAAAATATCAGATTTCTCCTGGCCTTGCTTCCACGGAGGCCCATATCATTGGAGGGCATATCATGGGGAATGATCCGGAAAATTCGGTCCTGGATGAAATGCAACTTCACCATCAATATCGAAACCTCTTTGTGTTGGGGGCAGGTAGTTTTAGCAGCATGAGCCCTGCAAATCCAACTTTGACTTTGGCAGCCTTATCTTTGCGATCTGCAGATAAAATGAAATTCTGA
- a CDS encoding cytochrome c peroxidase: MKTNVSLLIPFLALLFLVSCVDDAVKFEEFNYRPEDYQVLIQSLDLPEEPFEYTVELPNYMTRTGLVARTVSDNRATLGRVLFYDKNLSANGTVSCASCHKQELAFSDNKAFSAGFKGEDTDRNSIALGSVVSFAAYYGGTSRAGLPFFWDERAASASEQSQASLTSAIEMGMTHDELISRVSSKDYYKILFEAAFRDAEITEERVLLAIESFVDGIGSYESKLDEALDANPYLSIEEDLPQLTASENRGKSLFVQNCGSCHGRELARPGMPSANNGLDMVYSDKGVGAVYGASYLNGVFKVPALRNVAVTAPYMHDGRFSTLDDVLDFYSGNVQNHKNLSDFLKEPGTDTAKKFNFSNQNKKDIIAFLNTLTDHKMMSYEKYSNPFK, from the coding sequence ATGAAAACTAACGTTTCTCTACTGATTCCCTTTCTGGCTCTACTCTTCCTGGTTTCCTGTGTAGATGATGCCGTTAAATTTGAAGAATTTAATTACAGACCTGAGGATTATCAGGTATTGATTCAGTCACTTGATCTTCCGGAAGAGCCTTTTGAATATACCGTAGAGCTCCCCAATTACATGACACGTACAGGCCTGGTCGCCAGGACAGTTTCTGACAACCGCGCCACTTTAGGAAGGGTTTTGTTTTATGACAAAAACCTATCTGCAAATGGTACCGTTTCCTGTGCTTCCTGCCATAAGCAAGAATTAGCATTCTCTGATAACAAAGCTTTCAGTGCGGGTTTTAAAGGAGAAGACACAGATAGAAATTCTATTGCCCTGGGTTCTGTAGTAAGCTTTGCCGCTTATTATGGAGGAACTTCTCGCGCAGGACTTCCTTTCTTCTGGGACGAAAGAGCAGCTTCTGCTTCCGAGCAAAGTCAGGCTTCTTTGACCAGTGCAATTGAAATGGGAATGACTCATGATGAGTTAATCAGTAGAGTATCTTCTAAAGATTATTATAAAATTCTCTTCGAAGCAGCTTTCCGCGATGCTGAAATCACAGAAGAACGTGTTCTACTAGCTATAGAAAGCTTTGTAGATGGAATAGGTTCTTATGAGTCTAAGCTAGATGAAGCGCTTGATGCAAATCCATACCTTAGCATAGAAGAAGATCTTCCTCAACTGACAGCTTCAGAAAACAGAGGAAAAAGTCTCTTTGTTCAAAATTGTGGAAGCTGCCACGGCCGCGAACTGGCTCGTCCTGGTATGCCTAGTGCAAACAATGGATTGGACATGGTTTACAGTGATAAGGGAGTGGGTGCCGTTTATGGAGCCAGTTACCTAAATGGTGTATTCAAAGTTCCTGCATTGAGAAATGTAGCGGTTACAGCTCCTTATATGCATGATGGGAGATTCTCTACCCTTGATGATGTATTGGACTTCTACAGTGGAAATGTTCAGAATCATAAAAACCTGAGTGATTTTTTGAAGGAGCCAGGTACAGATACTGCCAAGAAATTCAATTTCAGCAATCAGAATAAAAAGGATATCATCGCTTTCCTCAATACGCTCACAGACCACAAAATGATGAGCTATGAGAAGTATTCAAATCCTTTCAAATAA